A genomic region of Pyrus communis chromosome 14, drPyrComm1.1, whole genome shotgun sequence contains the following coding sequences:
- the LOC137714798 gene encoding disease resistance-like protein DSC1, which translates to MECIMPLLHMCCRSLRFSSPSSAGAASVAAAAADDDIHADNTPRQEKYDVFISFRGEDTRFNITSHLHAALVQRKIETYIDCNLQRGEEIEPALLEAIEKSTLSVIIFSQDYASSTWCLKELVHVLKCKEKSGQIVIPIFYDINPSDVRRQRGSYARAFAQLEKRFNDSIDEVQKWRDALTTAANLSGFPYSEKLRTETEADLIKKVVDHIWTRLKCESSCNLEGLVGIESRIEQIESLLGIHSQDACITVGIWGMAGIGKTTLAETVFHKLSSKFEACCFLRNVRENSKQPHGLDHLEKTLLKDILKEEGLSIGSTFVRERLSRTKVLIVLDDVSDSMQMERLAGNCLQYGTASRIIITSRDRSTLRQTVEEDKIYEVEGLKPDDALQLFHSRAFKNTPTIDYKELAEKAVGYAGGVPLALVTLGSSLLNCKSKEEWEDELNKLKQFPNENIQRVLRLSYDRLGRNEKEIFLDIACFHKGKNVEYVKKLLGIRGFFAAAGIRVLIDMSLISIDSAQEIIEMHDLIQEMGYTIVHEQCIEDPGKRNRLFNDEDVYHLLESNTGTPIVQAILIKCWQIEKRPLKRADFKVMPNLIMLIVVYSEHFGNNSTLTTSLDLPNSLRYLYWSRYPLKYLPSNFSPENLVELHMPDSLVKQLWKEDKGLVNLEVINLQYSSDLTEVPNLSGSPKIGQINLRGCESLVEIPSYFQHLDKLTYLDVGSCTSLFSVTNICKLKSLKELDLSRCSKLESFPEIVDPIEHLESLILNKTAVQELHSSIKFLPALKRIKLNGCKRLLSIPKSICKLKYLESLDLKWCSIFYKFPQILEPMEHLNFLSLEGTAVEKLPSSVGNLVGLETLDLGMCKNLKVVSRSIYNLTNLKILSFYACRKLKKLPSNSVGLLSLEVLNLSRSSILGIPDGFVCTTSLRDLDLSRSTIRSLPANIKQASQLSTLCLIGCKWLQSLPELPVVRLLQAHGCTSLKTVSSSRTTHYTQGWDKYEYFGELDFSNCRNLDQNARSNIMDDAQLRIMQVAIASSKLREEEEEEEEEEDADEDHDHEYYSYWPLVSIVCPGKKIPNWFSYRSEESSVIIELRQDWFRTGLLGFALAVVVSWELNCQLNWMVRASFNVKFKGESHEMFTSEFDIRQASWKLNDYCYDQRHVYLWNEAFKSEEVAKKCSPDFCNLANEASVEFCLVDEDSGEPTSYMKVEKCGIYPLYVEDAERFKCGLVIVRGSTEAKKASSCIETALVIVPGEPKEEEEKEERHHDNFEANEPKTNGSGDESEEEASGSGDESEEKASESGIDTNANMLVCQSYGETSLMDLKQMHIKSLKPTSHAVTRPYYFSPRYNVEF; encoded by the exons ATGGAGTGTATCATGCCTCTCTTGCACATGTGCTGCAGATCGTTAAGATTTTCTTCTCCGTCTTCTGCTGGTGCTGCTagtgttgctgctgctgctgctgatgatGATATTCATGCTGATAACACCCCTCGCCAGGAAAAGTATGATGTGTTCATCAGTTTCAGAGGTGAGGACACCCGCTTTAATATTACTAGCCATCTTCATGCTGCCTTAGTTCAGAGGAAAATTGAAACCTACATAGATTGCAACCTTCAGAGAGGAGAAGAAATCGAACCTGCCCTTCTAGAGGCAATCGAGAAATCCACTCTTTCGGTGATCATTTTCTCACAAGACTACGCTTCTTCCACCTGGTGTTTGAAGGAACTTGTGCATGTACTCAAATGCAAGGAAAAATCTGGCCAGATAGTTATACCCATATTCTATGACATCAATCCATCTGATGTACGACGACAGCGCGGGAGTTATGCACGTGCATTTGCTCAACTTGAAAAACGTTTCAACGACAGTATCGACGAGGTGCAAAAGTGGAGGGATGCTTTGACCACTGCAGCCAATCTGTCTGGGTTTCCTTATTCAGAAAAATTAAG GACGGAGACGGAGGCGGATCTAATTAAGAAAGTCGTTGATCACATTTGGACCAGATTGAAATGTGAATCATCATGCAATTTAGAGGGTTTGGTCGGAATTGAAAGCCGCATCGAGCAAATTGAATCACTATTAGGCATTCATTCACAGGACGCTTGCATCACTGTAGGTATTTGGGGTATGGCTGGTATTGGCAAGACCACTCTTGCTGAAACTGTATTTCACAAACTCTCTTCTAAATTTGAAGCCTGTTGTTTTCTTAGAAATGTCAGGgagaactcaaaacaaccacatgGACTAGATCACTTGGAAAAAACACTTCTTAAAGACATACTAAAGGAGGAAGGTCTGTCCATAGGATCAACTTTTGTTCGAGAAAGGCTCAGTCGTACAAAGGTCctcattgttcttgatgatgtgagTGATTCAATGCAAATGGAACGTTTAGCTGGCAATTGTCTTCAGTATGGCACTGCAAGTAGAATAATTATCACAAGTAGAGATAGGAGCACACTTCGGCAAACTGTTGAAGAGGATAAGATCTACGAGGTCGAGGGATTAAAACCAGATGATGCTCTTCAGCTATTTCATTCACGTGCTTTCAAGAATACTCCTACAATAGATTATAAGGAATTGGCAGAAAAGGCAGTGGGTTATGCTGGAGGTGTTCCTTTAGCTCTTGTAACTCTAGGGTCCTCACTCCTAAATTGCAAGAGCAAAGAAGAATGGGAAGATGAATTGAACAAGTTGAAACAATTTCCCAATGAAAATATCCAAAGAGTGTTGAGACTAAGTTATGATCGATTGGGAAGAAATGAAAAGGAGATATTTTTAGATATAGCTTGTTTTCATAAAGGGAAGAATGTGGAGTACGTAAAAAAATTGTTAGGCATTCGTGGATTCTTTGCGGCAGCTGGAATTAGAGTTCTCATTGACATGTCTCTCATATCAATTGATTCAGCACAGGAAATCATAGAGATGCATGATTTGATTCAAGAAATGGGTTATACAATTGTTCACGAACAATGTATTGAAGATCCTGGTAAACGTAATAGGTTGTTCAACGATGAGGATGTCTACCATTTACTGGAAAGTAACACG GGAACTCCAATTGTTCAAGCCATATTGATTAaatgttggcaaattgaaaAGCGACCATTGAAACGTGCAGATTTCAAAGTGATGCCTAACCTAATAATGCTAATTGTGGTTTATTCTGAACATTTTGGAAACAACAGCACATTAACCACTTCTCTAGATCTTCCCAATTCTCTTCGTTATCTTTACTGGAGTCGATATCCTTTGAAATATTTGCCGTCAAATTTTTCTCCTGAAAACCTAGTTGAGCTTCATATGCCCGATAGCCTAGTTAAGCAGCTTTGGAAAGAAGACAag GGACTTGTGAACTTAGAAGTGATCAATCTACAGTACTCTAGCGATCTAACTGAAGTTCCAAATCTCTCTGGGAGTCCAAAAATTGGGCAAATAAATCTTCGTGGCTGTGAAAGTTTGGTTGAAATTCCTTCATATTTTCAACATCTTGACAAGCTTACTTATCTTGATGTTGGAAGCTGCACGAGTCTCTTCAGTGTTACGAACATTTGCAAGTTGAAATCTCTCAAGGAACTCGATTTGTCTAGGTGCTCTAAACTTGAATCCTTCCCAGAGATTGTGGACCCAATCGAACATTTGGAGTCtcttattttaaataaaacagcTGTTCAAGAGCTACACTCGTCAATCAAGTTTCTCCCTGCGCTgaaaagaattaaattgaaCGGTTGCAAAAGGCTTTTAAGTATCCCAAAGAgcatttgtaagttgaaatatCTTGAGAGTCTTGACCTCAAATGGTGCTCAATATTTTACAAATTCCCTCAAATCTTGGAGCCAATGGAACATCTGAACTTTCTTAGTTTGGAAGGCACAGCGGTCGAAAAGCTTCCTTCGTCTGTTGGAAATCTAGTTGGGCTTGAGACATTAGATCTTGGTATGTGCAAGAACCTTAAAGTAGTCTCAAGAAGTATCTACAATTTGACCAATCTTAAAATTCTCAGCTTTTATGCCTGTCGGAAACTTAAAAAATTGCCTTCCAACTCTGTCGGTTTGCTCTCTTTGGAAGTACTAAATCTTAGTCGCAGCAGTATATTAGGAATCCCCGATGGCTTCGTTTGCACAACCTCATTGCGAGATTTAGATCTGAGTAGAAGCACGATTAGGAGCTTACCTGCGAACATCAAACAAGCTTCTCAGTTATCTACACTTTGCTTAATTGGCTGCAAGTGGCTTCAATCTTTACCAGAGCTCCCAGTAGTACGTTTACTTCAAGCACATGGTTGCACGTCACTGAAGACGGTGTCAAGTTCAAGGACCACACACTACACACAAGGTTGGGATAAATATGAATATTTTGGAGAACTTGATTTTTCTAATTGCCGAAATTTGGATCAAAATGCAAGGAGCAACATAATGGATGATGCACAGCTTAGAATTATGCAAGTGGCAATTGCATCGTCAAAgttaagagaagaagaagaagaagaagaagaagaagaagatgctgATGAAGACCACGACCAT GAGTATTACAGTTATTGGCCTTTGGTTAGCATTGTATGTCCgggaaaaaaaattccaaattggtTCAGCTATCGAAGTGAGGAATCTTCGGTAATCATCGAGCTTCGTCAGGATTGGTTTCGAACAGGTTTATTGGGTTTCGCGCTTGCTGTTGTTGTTTCTTGGGAGTTGAACTGCCAGCTGAACTGGATGGTAAGAGCTAGTTTCAACGTCAAATTCAAGGGTGAAAGCCACGAAATGTTCACTAGTGAATTCGATATCAGACAAGCCAGTTGGAAATTGAATGACTACTGTTACGACCAACGTCACGTGTACCTATGGAATGAGGCCTTTAAAAGTGAAGAGGTAGCAAAAAAATGCTCCCCTGACTTTTGCAACCTTGCCAATGAAGCCTCTGTTGAATTCTGCCTGGTGGATGAGGATTCCGGCGAACCCACTTCCTACATGAAGGTGGAGAAGTGTGGGATATACCCATTGTATGTCGAAGATGCTGAGAGATTCAAATGTGGTCTTGTCATTGTCAGAGGCAGCACTGAGGCAAAGAAA GCCTCATCTTGCATTGAGACGGCATTGGTCATCGTGCCAGGGgaaccaaaagaagaagaagaaaaagaagaaagacacCATGATAATTTTGAAGCCAATGAGCCCAAAACCAATGGATCAGGTGATGAGTCTGAAGAAGAAGCAAGTGGATCAGGTGATGAGTCTGAAGAAAAAGCTAGTGAAAGTGGAATTGACACTAATGCAAACATGTTAGTCTGTCAATCTTACGGGGAAACTAGTCTTATGGACCTGAAGCAAATGCATATTAAGAGTCTAAAGCCAACAAGTCATGCGGTAACTAGGCCCTATTACTTTTCTCCAAGATATAATGTTGAATTTTGA